A genomic stretch from Musa acuminata AAA Group cultivar baxijiao unplaced genomic scaffold, Cavendish_Baxijiao_AAA HiC_scaffold_1138, whole genome shotgun sequence includes:
- the LOC103975035 gene encoding receptor-like protein EIX1, whose protein sequence is MGFPLRLLSSLLLCLLALLLHRATVTSQDCCAWEGVICGATTGHVVRLDLRNTFDRALRGERMNSSLLALSHLKHLDLSVNDFRRICIPEFIGSFKKLRYLNLSSTRFMGGIPARLGNLSSLYVLDLSDALRLAPLVDNLDWLSHLTSLKHLELSWLNLTGAPDWFSSVNVLPSLQVLSMYSVGLKTIPASVVHVNFTSSLTVLDLSSNNFNSTLPKWLWNISSLTHLDLYNSGFHGVIPDAIGDLGSLTFLDLGVNQLEGTVPRSMVDLHRLKELHMPRNQLTGNLSGWLEQMTNLIILDLRSNLFNGSMPSSVGKLSNLTELYLGGNSLGDVISQVHFENLTRLQVLGLSGNPITISIGQRLRFLDLAQNNFVGSILLWMGENLQQLVVLRLRSNMFSEVVPWQLA, encoded by the exons ATGGGTTTCCCTTTACGCTTGTTATCATCACTGTTGTTGTGCCTCTtggccctcctcctccaccgggcCACGGTGACAA GCCAAGACTGCTGCGCATGGGAGGGGGTCATCtgtggtgccaccactggccacgtCGTCAGGCTCGACCTCCGGAATACGTTTGATCGGGCATTACGCGGTGAGAGGATGAACTCGTCATTGCTTGCTTTATCTCATCTGAAGCACTTGGATCTTAGCGTCAATGATTTCAGGAGAATCTGCATACCGGAATTCATCGGCTCCTTCAAGAAACTGAGATACCTCAATCTATCTTCTACACGATTCATGGGAGGAATACCTGCTCGGCTGGGGAACCTTTCGAGCCTCTACGTTCTTGATCTAAGTGATGCTTTACGTCTTGCACCCCTTGTTGACAACCTCGACTGGCTCTCTCATCTTACCTCCCTGAAGCACCTGGAGTTGAGCTGGTTGAACCTAACCGGTGCCCCAGATTGGTTCTCGTCCGTGAACGTACTGCCATCCCTCCAAGTGTTAAGTATGTATTCCGTTGGTCTCAAGACCATCCCAGCTTCTGTTGTCCACGTCAACTTCACCTCCTCTCTTACCGTCCTTGATCTCTCCTCTAATAATTTCAACTCCACCTTACCCAAATGGTTGTGGAATATTAGCAGTCTTACCCATCTTGATCTCTATAATTCTGGATTCCATGGCGTTATTCCTGATGCAATTGGAGACTTGGGCTCTCTTACTTTTCTTGATCTAGGAGTCAATCAACTCGAGGGTACCGTACCGAGATCCATGGTTGATCTCCATAGACTGAAAGAATTACATATGCCGAGGAACCAATTGACAGGAAATTTGAGCGGTTGGCTGGAGCAAATGACGAATCTCATCATTTTGGATCTCCGATCTAATTTATTCAACGGTTCCATGCCTTCCTCCGTTGGTAAATTGTCTAATCTCACTGAATTGTATCTCGGTGGAAATTCTCTTGGAGATGTCATTTCACAAGTTCATTTTGAGAATCTTACACGATTGCAAGTGTTGGGTTTGTCTGGCAACCCCATCACCATATCAATTGGACAGA GGTTACGGTTTCTTGATTTggctcaaaataattttgttggaAGTATACTGCTATGGATGGGAGAAAATCTACAACAACTGGTAGTGCTTCGTCTACGTTCAAATATGTTTTCAGAAGTTGTTCCTTGGCAACTTGCTTGA